GGCTGTTGCCATATAAACAACTAGTGGATGCAGGCACAGCCATGCTGTCTATCTGCGTTGATGCCTGAAGCATATGTTTTGCTTGCTCAATTCCTGCTCCAATTGTGGTTGACTGAAAAGTGCCATTTTGTAATGGATTGACTTGCAGTGCTGAAAGTGCCTGGGACTGACTGCAGTTAGATGGAAGGACAGATTGTGTGTGACTGCTAGCTGATGACTCCGTACAGTATGGTTTACCATTGTACACAGACTGATGCTGGTGTTGATGCAGCCAGTTTtgcattttcttaaaatgttctgAATTCACAGGCATCTGAAAGGGTAGATGTCCCATTCTTTGGCCTACTGACCGATTTCTTTCAAAAGAATTCTGTAGAGAGTGCCCTTGCTGGAGACATTCGGGGTAACTGTTTTCCAAATGCCCAAATGTTAATTGGTCCTGTTGGCCAGTCAGCATTAGCTGATCTGATGTTATCTGGGCCTGACCACCACATGTGTTTAGCTCCATATCCATAGGATAAGTAGAGCCTGTTCTGTTTTTGGGGTACGCAGGAAATGCACCTAGAGACATCTGACAGGACTGATTTTGGGTGCAAGAACTTGTCATAATTTGTTGCCCTTCATTTGATAAAGACAGAGACCGGCCCTGTGGCATTGACTTGTGAGTAGAAATGCCAGTGTCATTTTGGGTTGTTGCTGTATAAGCAGACAAGGGGTTGAAATGATACTGAGTATTATCAGAAACAGACTTGTGATGTACTCCACTGGACAAATGTGGTAATGAAGTGTGCAGGAAATGGTCTGGCACACTTCCACCCATCACTGGATTAGTCTGGAGACCATTGCTTTCCTGGCTTGTTGGATGCAACAGCTGTGATCGTTGCTGGCACTGGGTTGATGGCAACACGCTGTTCAGTGAACCTTGTTTTGCAGCTGACATGTCATTTGATCCTTGAGAATATATAGAAGGATTCTTGGCTGTCGTAGCAAAGCCATTTTGATTTAGGCAAACTGGAATGACCTGCTCATGGTGTGTAAGTGAATCATGCTGAACTGACCTCAAGGTATCCAGTTGAACTGACTTATCATTTTTCTGTGTAAAACTATCACTCATTCCATTAGTGTCCTTGAATAAAATATCTTCTAAATAAGAAAATATGTCATTGTTGAGAATATCATTTAATTCAATGATTAAATCATTGCTGAAGTCCATCTTTAGTAAGGCATCTTCCCACTGCTGCAGCTCTGTGTTGTCCTCCAAATTGTTCAGTGTATTGCAGATATCACTATCGTTGATCAACTTCTCCAGTGTGCTgatcatgttaaatgcttcattctCCTCTTTGATTGGTGGGCACTGGCCTTGTGGCTGCCACCCAGATGTAGTTAAATTCATGGTAGAACCATCAGGCTTAAAAGCTTTCTCAAGAGAGTATTGAGGAGTTACACTTGCGTGGGACACATAGATGGCCTGGTCCTGCTTCATCATGGCACCCAATAATGAATTTGGATCTAATGGTTTCTGTTCTGATGCAGCACTCTTTTTATTCCTCACTCCTTTGTCAGAAAACAATTCTCCATTGAGGCCATTTTCATATAGGACTGCTTCCCCTGTAGTAAAACTGAAGGGCAACCGCAATGTACGCTGACGCAAATGTTCCTCCCCTTCATCATTTCTGAAAAAGAGAAGCACAAATAATTATGCTAGTTACTGTATTGAAAGCATCTCTTGGGCTCACTCACTGTGGAAACAGTGTCCAATGAAAAATACTTTGCATCTACTCACGTTAAGGCTCTCTGTCTAGCGATAATAAAATCTGGCCTTCCTCCTTTGTAGACCAGCCTGGCATTAGCTTGAACCCAAACCCATCCTCTGTGTTTTGTCAGCAGTCTGAACACTGTCAAGCCACTCTCTCCAGATTTTATCACTGTAATTAATATTTACAGTTACCAATATGCATATAGAGttgacaaaacacatttttcctgaCCAAAAAAGGAAATAATGGCATGATGAGGGTGAATGTTAGaaacaatgacatttaaaaaataaattattttgaactTTATAGGGAGTGATGCAGATACTATTGTACGTCCAGAGAAATGTCAAAGAAAGCAGGAAAGGAAAAGGGCCAGCTGATTCAAAAACAAGAGGCCACAGAATGCAGACAAGTTTCGCTGACATAATTATAATTAGGATCTACTGCCCAACATCTTATATCAATATTCATTTTGTACAGTGGATATAgatgtttgga
This portion of the Polypterus senegalus isolate Bchr_013 chromosome 6, ASM1683550v1, whole genome shotgun sequence genome encodes:
- the LOC120531435 gene encoding aryl hydrocarbon receptor-like isoform X1, which encodes MLGSGGVYASKKRKKPLPKTCTASRPEGAKSNPSKRHRDRLNCELDKLTSLLPYPEDVRARLDKLSVLRLSVGYLKVKSFFNASWKKNGVGWLPEQHRPFGGIGSSVQISGVNFSEGELLLQALNGFVLVVTAEGYVFYASPTIQDYLGFHQSDVLHQSVFELIHTDDRAMFRRQLHFALNPDPFKGEPGTEGLHDENGPGISSNIVNYDPHQIPPENSSFLERSFFCRFRCLLDNSSGFLALNFQGRLKFLYGQNKMSEDGTRIPSQLALFAVATPLQPPSILEIRTKTFIFQTKHKLDFTPMGCCARGRVVLGFSEAELCMRGTGYQFIHAADMMYCAENHTRMIKSGESGLTVFRLLTKHRGWVWVQANARLVYKGGRPDFIIARQRALTNDEGEEHLRQRTLRLPFSFTTGEAVLYENGLNGELFSDKGVRNKKSAASEQKPLDPNSLLGAMMKQDQAIYVSHASVTPQYSLEKAFKPDGSTMNLTTSGWQPQGQCPPIKEENEAFNMISTLEKLINDSDICNTLNNLEDNTELQQWEDALLKMDFSNDLIIELNDILNNDIFSYLEDILFKDTNGMSDSFTQKNDKSVQLDTLRSVQHDSLTHHEQVIPVCLNQNGFATTAKNPSIYSQGSNDMSAAKQGSLNSVLPSTQCQQRSQLLHPTSQESNGLQTNPVMGGSVPDHFLHTSLPHLSSGVHHKSVSDNTQYHFNPLSAYTATTQNDTGISTHKSMPQGRSLSLSNEGQQIMTSSCTQNQSCQMSLGAFPAYPKNRTGSTYPMDMELNTCGGQAQITSDQLMLTGQQDQLTFGHLENSYPECLQQGHSLQNSFERNRSVGQRMGHLPFQMPVNSEHFKKMQNWLHQHQHQSVYNGKPYCTESSASSHTQSVLPSNCSQSQALSALQVNPLQNGTFQSTTIGAGIEQAKHMLQASTQIDSMAVPASTSCLYGNSPLLPYNTISGSTTLNCGTRNLPTDNSPLQASCYYQNNSNELLIEPSVIPQDDISITSLSCHARISPEIQLKEQHFYNCSIPVKQPVQTLEDDGGRLSIPCKSLHNVTAYFMDSDGKTSCCDF
- the LOC120531435 gene encoding aryl hydrocarbon receptor-like isoform X2; the protein is MLGSGGVYASKKRKKPLPKTCTASRPEGAKSNPSKRHRDRLNCELDKLTSLLPYPEDVRARLDKLSVLRLSVGYLKVKSFFNASWKKNGVGWLPEQHRPFGGIGSSVQISGVNFSEGELLLQALNGFVLVVTAEGYVFYASPTIQDYLGFHQSDVLHQSVFELIHTDDRAMFRRQLHFALNPDPFKGEPGTEGLHDENGPGISSNIVNYDPHQIPPENSSFLERSFFCRFRCLLDNSSGFLALNFQGRLKFLYGQNKMSEDGTRIPSQLALFAVATPLQPPSILEIRTKTFIFQTKHKLDFTPMGCCARGRVVLGFSEAELCMRGTGYQFIHAADMMYCAENHTRMIKSGESGLTVFRLLTKHRGWVWVQANARLVYKGGRPDFIIARQRALTNDEGEEHLRQRTLRLPFSFTTGEAVLYENGLNGELFSDKGVRNKKSAASEQKPLDPNSLLGAMMKQDQAIYVSHASVTPQYSLEKAFKPDGSTMNLTTSGWQPQGQCPPIKEENEAFNMISTLEKLINDSDICNTLNNLEDNTELQQWEDALLKMDFSNDLIIELNDILNNDIFSYLEDILFKDTNGMSDSFTQKNDKSVQLDTLRSVQHDSLTHHEQVIPVCLNQNGFATTAKNPSIYSQGSNDMSAAKQGSLNSVLPSTQCQQRSQLLHPTSQESNGLQTNPVMGGSVPDHFLHTSLPHLSSGVHHKSVSDNTQYHFNPLSAYTATTQNDTGISTHKSMPQGRSLSLSNEGQQIMTSSCTQNQSCQMSLGAFPAYPKNRTGSTYPMDMELNTCGGQAQITSDQLMLTGQQDQLTFGHLENSYPECLQQGHSLQNSFERNRSVGQRMGHLPFQMPVNSEHFKKMQNWLHQHQHQSVYNGKPYCTESSASSHTQSVLPSNCSQSQALSALQVNPLQNGTFQSTTIGAGIEQAKHMLQASTQIDSMAVPASTSCLYGNSPLLPYNTISGSTTLNCGTRNLPTDNSPLQASCYYQNNSNELLIEPSVIPQDDISITSLSCHARISPEIQLKEQHFYNCSIPVKPVQTLEDDGGRLSIPCKSLHNVTAYFMDSDGKTSCCDF